The Brachyspira aalborgi genome has a segment encoding these proteins:
- the hisH gene encoding imidazole glycerol phosphate synthase subunit HisH codes for MVAIIDYGVGNLFSLMSSLNYVGIENKLTDRENIIKKSAAIILPGVGAFRDAIEKLEKKNCGILKETLVEESKKGKIILGICLGMQMFFDKSFEYGEYKGLGLIEGEICPIEKDLKNKELKVPHMGWNNLNIKKEDKIFKYIKNNEFVYFVHSYYAKNCSKSIIAGSEYDIEIPAVVKKNNIYGIQFHPEKSGNTGLNILKGFKDLIYN; via the coding sequence ATGGTTGCGATAATAGATTATGGAGTTGGAAATTTATTTTCTTTAATGTCTTCTTTAAATTATGTCGGCATAGAAAATAAATTAACGGATAGAGAAAATATTATAAAAAAATCCGCCGCAATAATTTTGCCGGGAGTCGGAGCGTTTAGAGACGCAATTGAAAAATTAGAAAAAAAGAACTGTGGAATTTTAAAAGAAACTTTAGTTGAAGAAAGCAAAAAAGGAAAAATAATTTTAGGAATATGTTTAGGAATGCAAATGTTTTTTGATAAAAGTTTTGAGTATGGAGAATATAAAGGACTCGGTTTAATAGAAGGGGAAATTTGTCCTATAGAAAAAGATTTGAAAAATAAAGAATTAAAAGTTCCGCATATGGGTTGGAATAATTTAAATATAAAGAAAGAAGATAAAATTTTTAAATATATTAAGAATAACGAATTTGTTTATTTTGTTCATTCATATTATGCAAAAAATTGTTCTAAAAGCATAATAGCAGGCAGCGAATACGATATTGAAATTCCCGCGGTTGTTAAAAAAAATAATATTTACGGAATACAATTTCATCCCGAAAAAAGCGGAAACACGGGACTTAATATTTTAAAAGGTTTTAAAGATTTGATTTATAATTAA
- the hisA gene encoding 1-(5-phosphoribosyl)-5-[(5-phosphoribosylamino)methylideneamino]imidazole-4-carboxamide isomerase, which yields MKIFPAIDLKNGEVVRLVEGDYNNKKTYFTNPMEVLDFFIESGGENLHIVDLDGARGGNTFNFKTIEKIIKKCDLFTQVGGGIRSEETIKKYLDIGVGRVILGTIAVENLDFLEKMINKYKKNIAVSVDARDRMIAIKGWKEIKKEDSIDFCKKLDDMGIETIIYTDISKDGKLSGTNLNIYKELKNKISCNIIASGGITYEEEIIKLKEMNIDGAIVGKAIYEKKIDLKKIIKIAK from the coding sequence ATGAAAATATTTCCCGCGATAGATTTGAAAAACGGAGAAGTAGTTCGATTAGTCGAAGGAGATTATAATAATAAAAAAACTTATTTTACAAATCCTATGGAAGTATTAGATTTTTTTATTGAAAGCGGAGGCGAAAATTTGCATATTGTAGATTTGGACGGAGCGAGAGGAGGAAATACTTTTAATTTTAAGACGATAGAAAAAATAATTAAAAAATGCGATTTATTTACTCAAGTCGGAGGCGGAATAAGAAGCGAAGAGACGATAAAAAAATATTTGGATATCGGAGTTGGAAGAGTTATACTTGGAACTATTGCCGTTGAAAATTTAGATTTTTTGGAGAAAATGATAAATAAGTATAAAAAAAATATCGCCGTATCGGTAGACGCTAGAGATAGAATGATTGCAATTAAAGGATGGAAAGAAATTAAAAAAGAAGATTCTATAGATTTTTGCAAAAAACTTGACGATATGGGAATTGAAACTATAATTTATACCGATATATCGAAAGACGGAAAACTATCGGGAACTAATTTGAATATTTATAAAGAGCTTAAAAATAAAATCTCTTGCAATATAATCGCTTCGGGCGGAATAACTTATGAAGAGGAAATTATAAAACTTAAAGAAATGAATATTGACGGAGCTATTGTTGGAAAAGCAATATACGAAAAAAAAATAGATTTGAAAAAAATAATAAAAATTGCAAAATAA
- the hisF gene encoding imidazole glycerol phosphate synthase subunit HisF, with the protein MITKRIIPCLDVKDGRVVKGANFIGLKDVNDPVELAKYYNNSMADELVFYDITASYENRNLFVSALEKVAKEIFIPLTVGGGINTIEDFDRVLKSGADKVSVNSGAVKNPNLIREAAEKYGNQCVVLSVDIKKVNNKYLVFVKGGRENTNIDAIEWVINGEKNGAGELVINSIDTDGIKNGFDIDLLKEIASNVSIPIIASGGAGTMEHFKEVFEVKGVDAGLAASIFHFKEIDIKDLKEYLKNNNIKVRL; encoded by the coding sequence ATGATAACTAAAAGAATTATACCATGTTTGGATGTTAAAGACGGAAGAGTTGTAAAAGGTGCGAATTTTATCGGGCTTAAAGATGTGAACGACCCTGTTGAGCTTGCAAAATATTATAATAATTCTATGGCTGACGAACTTGTATTTTACGATATAACGGCTTCTTATGAAAATAGAAATTTATTCGTAAGCGCGCTTGAAAAAGTTGCGAAAGAAATTTTTATTCCATTAACTGTTGGAGGCGGAATAAATACTATAGAAGATTTTGACAGAGTTTTAAAATCTGGAGCCGATAAAGTTAGCGTGAATTCTGGAGCGGTTAAAAATCCTAATTTGATAAGAGAAGCTGCGGAAAAATACGGAAATCAATGCGTTGTTCTTTCCGTTGATATAAAAAAAGTTAATAATAAATATTTAGTATTTGTTAAAGGCGGAAGAGAGAATACTAATATTGACGCTATAGAATGGGTTATTAATGGAGAGAAAAACGGAGCGGGCGAGCTTGTAATAAACAGCATCGACACGGACGGAATTAAAAACGGCTTTGATATAGATTTATTAAAAGAAATAGCGAGCAATGTTTCAATTCCAATAATAGCTTCGGGCGGAGCGGGAACTATGGAACATTTTAAAGAAGTTTTTGAAGTGAAAGGAGTTGACGCTGGGCTTGCCGCTTCGATATTTCATTTTAAAGAGATAGATATAAAAGATTTAAAAGAATATTTAAAAAATAATAATATAAAAGTGAGATTATAA
- the hisIE gene encoding bifunctional phosphoribosyl-AMP cyclohydrolase/phosphoribosyl-ATP diphosphatase HisIE: protein MQNILNIDKLKFDDKGLIPAIIIDYYTKEVLTLAYMNKESLEISLKEGKTCFYSRSRKELWRKGETSKNYQHIQNIKSDCDNDALVIEVIKDGPACHTGAESCFMNEVYQKENYKDFSIYKLYELIRGRKINMTEGSYTTYLFNSGIDKILKKIGEESSEVIIGAKNGSKEEIIYELSDLFYHSLVLMVEKNITLNDIKDELSKRSIIDKKLKQESMNNK from the coding sequence ATGCAAAATATTTTAAACATTGATAAATTAAAATTTGACGATAAAGGATTAATTCCCGCTATAATAATTGATTATTATACGAAAGAAGTTTTAACTTTAGCCTACATGAATAAAGAGAGTTTAGAGATAAGCTTAAAAGAAGGCAAAACTTGTTTCTATAGCAGAAGCAGAAAAGAACTTTGGAGAAAAGGCGAGACTTCAAAAAATTATCAGCATATACAAAATATTAAAAGCGATTGCGATAATGACGCTTTGGTTATAGAAGTTATTAAAGACGGTCCCGCATGCCATACTGGAGCGGAATCTTGTTTTATGAATGAAGTTTATCAAAAAGAAAATTATAAAGATTTTTCAATATATAAATTATACGAACTTATAAGAGGACGAAAAATAAATATGACTGAAGGCTCATATACGACTTACCTTTTTAATAGCGGAATTGATAAGATATTAAAAAAAATCGGCGAAGAATCTTCCGAAGTTATAATTGGCGCTAAAAACGGAAGCAAGGAAGAGATTATATACGAGCTTTCAGATTTGTTTTACCATAGTTTGGTTTTAATGGTTGAAAAAAATATAACTTTAAATGATATAAAAGACGAATTATCAAAACGCTCAATTATAGATAAAAAATTAAAACAAGAGAGTATGAATAATAAGTAG
- a CDS encoding leucyl aminopeptidase family protein → MKLKHTIDFIKKDTVAIFVKVEKEQPKVCTFDKEYIDLFNSLVKDKYYTISTPFAFAFSKNTRVIYITYREVKNYMYETWKCAGASLIKIMKDLHISDIEVDMAELFAEIGSMESYEQFCLGMLLASYNFNNYLGEKRLKEKTNIKNILLVSEHKKDTENAIARASQIAENIFWTRDMVNEPSNVINSLTFIERAKKIAEKKKITTTILDEKQLKNLNMNGILGVNAGSKNPPRLFVAQYKNSKAKKHIVLVGKGITFDTGGMSLKPSDAMLGMKDDMAGAAAVCGALFLIADRGLKANVTVICPLTDNKTGSGAINPGDILKMHNGVTVEVVNTDAEGRLILSDALSYGIKKYKPDYIIDIATLTGACSIALGKHATGLLSTDEKLANIIKDAGNDTYERVWELPLFEEYKESIKSDIADIKNTGGREAGTITAGQFLSYFTEGSKWAHLDIACTSYSNVAEKYTSKGATGVGVYLLAKTVEKLVENE, encoded by the coding sequence ATGAAATTAAAACATACGATAGATTTTATTAAAAAAGATACGGTTGCGATTTTTGTAAAAGTTGAAAAAGAGCAGCCAAAAGTTTGCACTTTCGATAAGGAATATATAGATTTGTTTAATAGTTTGGTTAAAGATAAATATTATACAATCTCTACTCCGTTTGCTTTTGCATTTTCTAAAAATACGAGAGTAATTTATATAACTTATAGAGAAGTTAAAAATTATATGTATGAAACTTGGAAATGCGCTGGAGCTTCTTTAATAAAAATAATGAAAGATTTGCATATAAGCGATATTGAAGTCGATATGGCGGAATTATTTGCAGAAATAGGCTCTATGGAATCATACGAACAATTTTGTTTAGGAATGCTTTTAGCTTCTTATAATTTCAATAATTATTTGGGAGAAAAAAGATTAAAAGAAAAAACGAATATTAAAAACATACTTTTAGTTTCAGAACATAAAAAAGACACAGAAAACGCGATAGCGAGAGCGTCTCAAATAGCGGAAAATATTTTTTGGACAAGAGATATGGTTAATGAGCCTAGCAATGTAATTAATTCTTTAACATTTATTGAAAGAGCTAAAAAAATTGCAGAAAAGAAAAAAATTACAACGACTATTTTGGATGAGAAACAATTAAAAAATCTAAATATGAACGGAATTTTGGGAGTAAACGCTGGAAGTAAAAATCCCCCAAGATTATTTGTCGCTCAATATAAAAATAGTAAAGCTAAAAAGCATATAGTTTTAGTCGGAAAAGGAATAACTTTCGATACGGGCGGAATGTCGTTAAAACCTTCGGATGCTATGCTTGGAATGAAAGACGATATGGCGGGAGCGGCTGCGGTTTGCGGAGCTTTATTTTTAATAGCCGATAGAGGATTAAAGGCTAATGTCACGGTAATTTGTCCTTTAACGGATAATAAAACGGGAAGCGGCGCTATTAATCCTGGCGATATTTTGAAAATGCATAACGGAGTCACCGTAGAAGTGGTAAATACGGACGCTGAAGGAAGACTTATACTTTCGGACGCTTTATCTTACGGAATAAAAAAATATAAACCCGATTATATAATCGATATTGCCACTTTAACGGGAGCTTGTTCAATCGCTTTGGGAAAACATGCCACAGGATTATTATCAACCGATGAAAAGTTGGCGAATATTATTAAAGACGCTGGAAACGACACTTACGAAAGAGTTTGGGAACTTCCTTTATTTGAAGAATATAAAGAATCTATAAAATCGGATATTGCCGATATAAAAAATACGGGCGGAAGAGAAGCGGGAACTATTACAGCAGGACAGTTTTTATCGTATTTTACAGAAGGAAGCAAATGGGCGCATTTGGATATAGCATGCACTTCTTATTCAAATGTCGCTGAAAAATATACTTCAAAAGGCGCTACTGGAGTAGGAGTTTATCTGCTTGCCAAGACTGTGGAAAAATTAGTTGAAAACGAATAA
- a CDS encoding OmpA family protein, translated as MKLKIHNFIILFFLIIMIITCQSSIVISNNRRNDKINNAATNNIITNIIANNTRTNNIATNQAQKNIQPQIQIAYQYRLTERGKILIVPENILFEQNSSKVNVNRYEKTIIYVSSLLGLTNIMNIIVEGHTDNSRRENVDNSSYNLSRTNDILYLYDSKKNETNLSYLRAVAVSSYLTNAMKIKLINIGVQNLINPYDTDALNRRVEFIIIENSSDIDIYNNYFRNN; from the coding sequence ATGAAACTTAAAATTCATAATTTTATTATATTATTTTTTTTAATAATTATGATTATAACATGCCAAAGTTCTATAGTTATATCTAATAACCGAAGAAATGATAAAATAAATAATGCGGCTACAAATAATATAATAACAAATATTATAGCCAATAATACGAGAACAAATAATATTGCAACAAATCAAGCTCAAAAAAATATACAACCGCAAATACAAATTGCATATCAATATAGATTAACCGAAAGAGGAAAAATTTTAATAGTTCCTGAAAATATACTTTTTGAACAAAATAGCAGTAAAGTTAATGTCAATAGATACGAAAAAACTATAATATATGTTTCTTCTTTATTAGGATTAACAAATATTATGAATATAATTGTCGAAGGACATACGGATAATTCTAGACGAGAAAATGTTGATAATTCATCTTATAATTTAAGCAGAACTAACGATATATTATATTTATACGATAGCAAAAAAAATGAAACCAATTTATCATATTTGCGAGCTGTGGCTGTATCGTCATATTTAACAAACGCTATGAAAATAAAATTAATAAATATAGGCGTTCAGAATTTAATTAATCCTTATGACACTGACGCTTTAAATAGGAGAGTAGAGTTTATTATAATAGAAAATTCAAGCGATATTGATATTTATAATAATTATTTTAGGAATAATTAA
- the ppdK gene encoding pyruvate, phosphate dikinase, producing MALKKMVYFFGNGKSEGAKETKALLGGKGLGLAQMTESKVPVPAGFTITTEVCDYYSKNKSYPKDLKKLVDENIKKLEKAMNMEFGNEEKPLLVSVRSGAAISMPGMMDTILNLGINEKVVNGMIKKTNNPRFAWDAYRRFIQMFGDVAMGVDHDKFEEILDNAKHSIATRVGKPAKEVKDTDLNVDDLKEVVDKYKEMYKREMGEDFPEDPKVQLWHAINAVFRSWNNPRAEAYRKLNDIRNLLGTAVNVQAMVFGNMGDTSATGVCFSRNPATGENKFYGEFLINAQGEDVVAGIRTPQEITLEGSLDWAKNNNISEFERKGKYPSLEEVMPNVYKQLVSYKNQLEKYYSDMQDMEFTIQEGKLYMLQTRNGKRTAAAAVRIAVELAEANIISKEEAIMRVNPSDLDQLLHPTFDPEAKKEATILAKGLNASPGAAVGKVVFAADRAEKQKEEGENVILVRIETSPEDIKGMNAAEGILTARGGATSHAAVVARGMGKCCVAGCSALDIDYSSGSMKVGNEIVKEGDYISIDGSTGEVMLGQVATKEAEMSEDFKKLMKWADDTRKLEVHTNADTPHDAQIARSFGAEGIGLCRTEHMFFNADRIKSVRQLILVAEDVKQLQAQISEVERAGKNNLVSELKDAYREPKRLYDEALDNLFPMQMEDFIGIFKAMDGYPVTVRLLDPPLHEFIPHEDSQLEELSNDMGVAFEKLRAIRDSLHEVNPMLGHRGCRLGITYPEIYDMQAKAIIEAAVKVSKNGVKVHPEIMIPLVGTLKELKIIKDRIIKIAEEVFEKEGVRVSYKVGTMIEVPRAALVADKIATEAEFFSFGTNDLTQMGGGFSRDDASKFLKDYVDKEIYEKDPFQSLDQEGIGELLKIGVEKGRATNKKLIIGICGEHGGDPATVMFCHDIGLNYVSCSPYRVPIARLAAAQGVIEQKKKAKQTAKKTVNKAVKKASKNIKKAVKKAGKTLKASAKKSNAKKVLKKKSTNKKTASKKKVVSKRR from the coding sequence ATGGCATTAAAAAAAATGGTTTACTTTTTTGGGAACGGTAAGTCGGAAGGAGCTAAAGAAACTAAAGCGCTTTTAGGCGGTAAAGGTTTGGGTTTGGCTCAAATGACGGAAAGCAAAGTTCCAGTTCCAGCGGGTTTTACAATCACAACCGAAGTATGCGATTATTATTCAAAAAATAAATCGTATCCGAAAGATTTGAAAAAACTCGTAGACGAAAATATTAAGAAGCTTGAAAAAGCTATGAATATGGAATTCGGCAACGAAGAAAAACCTTTATTGGTTTCTGTTCGTTCGGGAGCTGCAATCTCAATGCCAGGAATGATGGATACTATTCTTAATTTGGGCATTAATGAAAAAGTGGTTAATGGAATGATTAAGAAAACTAATAATCCAAGATTCGCATGGGACGCTTACAGAAGATTTATTCAAATGTTTGGCGATGTGGCTATGGGAGTCGACCATGATAAATTTGAAGAGATATTAGACAATGCAAAACATTCTATAGCTACCAGAGTAGGCAAACCTGCAAAAGAAGTTAAAGATACGGATTTAAATGTTGATGACTTAAAAGAAGTTGTTGATAAATATAAAGAAATGTATAAAAGAGAAATGGGAGAAGATTTCCCAGAAGACCCAAAAGTTCAATTATGGCATGCTATAAATGCGGTATTTAGAAGTTGGAATAATCCAAGAGCCGAAGCCTATAGAAAATTAAACGATATAAGAAATCTTTTAGGAACAGCGGTTAATGTTCAGGCAATGGTATTTGGAAATATGGGCGATACTTCCGCTACGGGAGTTTGTTTCTCTCGTAATCCAGCAACGGGCGAAAATAAATTCTACGGAGAGTTTTTAATAAACGCTCAAGGCGAAGATGTCGTTGCAGGAATAAGAACTCCTCAAGAAATTACTCTTGAAGGCAGTTTAGATTGGGCTAAAAATAATAATATAAGCGAATTTGAAAGAAAAGGAAAATATCCTTCGCTTGAAGAAGTTATGCCTAATGTATATAAACAGCTTGTAAGTTATAAAAATCAATTAGAAAAATATTATAGCGATATGCAAGATATGGAATTTACGATTCAAGAAGGCAAACTTTATATGCTTCAAACAAGAAACGGAAAAAGAACGGCAGCCGCAGCGGTTAGAATAGCGGTTGAACTTGCAGAAGCTAATATAATTTCAAAAGAAGAAGCTATAATGAGAGTTAATCCTTCAGATTTAGACCAGCTTTTGCATCCTACTTTCGACCCAGAAGCTAAAAAAGAAGCTACGATTTTGGCAAAAGGATTAAACGCTTCGCCTGGAGCCGCCGTTGGTAAAGTAGTATTTGCAGCGGATAGAGCGGAAAAACAAAAAGAAGAAGGCGAAAATGTAATACTCGTTAGAATAGAAACAAGCCCAGAAGATATTAAAGGTATGAATGCCGCAGAAGGTATTTTAACGGCAAGAGGCGGAGCGACATCTCATGCAGCCGTTGTTGCAAGAGGAATGGGAAAATGCTGCGTTGCGGGATGTAGCGCTTTAGATATAGATTATTCTTCAGGAAGTATGAAAGTGGGAAATGAGATTGTAAAAGAAGGAGATTATATTTCAATAGACGGTTCTACGGGCGAGGTAATGTTAGGACAAGTTGCGACTAAAGAAGCAGAAATGTCTGAAGATTTTAAAAAGCTTATGAAATGGGCTGACGATACAAGAAAATTGGAAGTTCATACAAATGCCGACACTCCTCATGACGCTCAAATAGCGCGAAGTTTTGGAGCGGAAGGAATAGGATTATGCAGAACGGAGCATATGTTTTTTAATGCCGATAGAATTAAAAGCGTTAGACAATTAATACTAGTTGCCGAAGATGTTAAACAATTGCAAGCTCAAATAAGCGAAGTTGAAAGAGCGGGAAAAAATAATTTGGTTAGCGAATTAAAAGACGCTTATAGAGAGCCAAAAAGATTATATGATGAAGCTTTGGATAATTTATTCCCAATGCAAATGGAAGATTTTATTGGAATATTTAAAGCTATGGATGGTTATCCCGTAACGGTTAGACTTTTGGACCCGCCTTTGCATGAGTTTATTCCTCATGAAGATTCTCAATTAGAAGAATTATCAAACGATATGGGAGTAGCTTTCGAGAAATTAAGAGCGATAAGAGATAGTTTGCATGAAGTTAACCCAATGCTTGGACATAGAGGTTGCCGTCTTGGTATAACTTATCCTGAAATATACGATATGCAAGCAAAAGCGATAATTGAAGCTGCGGTTAAAGTAAGCAAAAACGGAGTTAAAGTTCATCCTGAAATAATGATTCCTTTGGTTGGAACTTTGAAAGAGCTAAAAATTATAAAAGATAGAATAATAAAAATAGCCGAAGAAGTATTTGAAAAAGAGGGAGTAAGAGTTTCTTATAAAGTTGGAACTATGATAGAAGTGCCAAGAGCCGCTTTAGTAGCTGATAAAATCGCCACGGAAGCGGAATTCTTCTCATTCGGAACAAATGACTTAACTCAAATGGGAGGCGGTTTCTCGAGAGACGACGCGAGCAAATTCTTAAAAGATTATGTCGATAAAGAGATATACGAAAAAGACCCTTTCCAATCTTTAGACCAAGAAGGAATAGGAGAGCTTTTGAAAATAGGAGTTGAAAAAGGAAGAGCGACAAATAAAAAACTTATTATAGGAATATGCGGAGAGCATGGAGGCGACCCTGCTACCGTTATGTTCTGCCATGATATAGGTTTAAATTATGTAAGTTGTTCTCCTTATAGAGTGCCGATAGCTAGACTCGCAGCAGCGCAAGGCGTTATAGAACAAAAGAAAAAAGCTAAACAAACTGCTAAAAAGACGGTAAATAAAGCCGTTAAAAAAGCCTCTAAAAATATAAAAAAGGCTGTAAAAAAAGCGGGAAAAACTTTAAAAGCTTCGGCTAAAAAGTCAAACGCTAAAAAAGTATTAAAAAAGAAGTCTACAAATAAAAAAACGGCTTCAAAGAAAAAGGTTGTTTCTAAAAGAAGATAA
- the hisJ gene encoding histidinol-phosphatase HisJ, with the protein MKYISNLHTHTNYCDGKNSIEENIKYAIEKEFISLGFSGHSNFIKDDCSMTKEGTIKYLSDIKKYKEIYKDKIQIYSGIEADYYSNLNKNTDKEMALDYRIGSVHFIDDNKNYFCIDMSKDNFEETIKHFGNIKIVIEKYFDNIIKMTNTQKPDIIGHLDLVRKYNLKKEYFTEEEYWYIEKVEEVLENIKENNCIVEVNIKLMSKSNLDAHYPNKMTIKKILKMNIPLMLNTDAHSINGLDKFYYEAIEELKKLGVKKIKMLIDNSFKDIDINMLGKTVIL; encoded by the coding sequence ATGAAATATATTTCAAATTTGCATACGCATACAAATTATTGCGATGGTAAAAATTCTATAGAAGAAAATATAAAATACGCGATAGAAAAAGAATTTATAAGTTTAGGTTTTTCTGGGCATTCAAATTTTATTAAAGACGATTGTTCTATGACGAAAGAAGGCACGATTAAATATTTAAGCGATATAAAAAAATATAAAGAAATATACAAAGACAAAATTCAAATTTATTCTGGCATAGAAGCGGATTATTATTCCAACTTAAATAAAAATACCGATAAAGAAATGGCTCTCGATTATAGAATAGGTTCTGTTCATTTTATAGACGACAATAAAAATTATTTTTGCATTGATATGTCGAAAGATAATTTTGAAGAAACGATTAAACATTTCGGAAACATAAAAATCGTTATAGAAAAATATTTTGACAATATAATTAAAATGACAAATACTCAAAAACCCGATATTATTGGACATTTAGATTTGGTTAGAAAATATAATTTAAAAAAGGAATATTTTACCGAAGAGGAGTATTGGTATATTGAAAAAGTCGAAGAAGTTTTAGAAAATATAAAAGAAAATAATTGCATAGTCGAAGTTAATATAAAGCTTATGAGTAAATCAAATCTTGACGCTCATTATCCTAATAAAATGACGATTAAAAAAATTTTGAAAATGAATATCCCTTTAATGCTAAATACTGACGCTCATTCAATTAACGGTTTGGATAAATTTTATTATGAAGCAATTGAAGAATTAAAAAAACTTGGAGTAAAAAAAATTAAAATGTTAATTGATAATTCTTTTAAAGATATAGATATAAATATGTTAGGTAAAACGGTAATATTATAA
- a CDS encoding PaaI family thioesterase, which produces MELKVLNKQNNSRMCLVCGFKNDLSLKAEFYELEDKSLCALVKFKDVHQGYPARVHGGILAAILDETIGRAMMPYTGEEKWGVTISLTTKYKKPVPINEEIRIIGKITSDNGRVYEGEGYILLNDDKIAATAKGTYLCMGLDKIAEMDPESKEDWFVEKKESDPKIINIP; this is translated from the coding sequence ATGGAATTAAAAGTATTAAATAAACAAAATAATTCAAGAATGTGTTTGGTTTGCGGATTTAAAAACGATTTAAGTTTAAAAGCGGAATTTTACGAATTGGAAGACAAATCTTTATGCGCGCTTGTAAAATTCAAAGATGTTCATCAAGGTTATCCCGCGAGAGTTCATGGCGGAATTTTGGCGGCTATTTTAGACGAAACTATTGGCAGAGCAATGATGCCTTACACGGGAGAAGAAAAATGGGGAGTCACTATTTCATTAACAACAAAATATAAAAAGCCTGTTCCAATAAACGAAGAGATAAGGATAATTGGAAAAATCACCTCCGACAACGGACGAGTTTACGAAGGCGAAGGTTATATACTTTTAAATGACGACAAAATCGCGGCAACCGCAAAAGGAACTTATCTTTGTATGGGGCTTGATAAAATCGCTGAAATGGACCCAGAAAGCAAAGAAGATTGGTTTGTCGAGAAAAAAGAAAGCGACCCTAAAATTATAAATATTCCTTAA
- a CDS encoding GNAT family N-acetyltransferase produces the protein MFKIERAKINDIEEISDLVKRIYLKYNSKIDSEEGINNILTFMSKENMRLRFYIEGALMLVARDKNNKIVGAIELKNFEHISLFFVDDKYFKFGIGKKLFEEVKNILELEKYSVNASDYALEFYKRLGFIQITDSIKIENGVHFYPMLY, from the coding sequence ATGTTTAAAATAGAAAGGGCAAAAATAAACGATATAGAAGAAATATCCGATTTGGTAAAAAGAATTTATTTAAAATATAATTCTAAAATCGACAGCGAAGAAGGAATAAATAATATATTAACTTTTATGTCTAAAGAAAATATGCGATTAAGATTTTATATAGAAGGCGCTTTAATGTTAGTCGCAAGAGATAAAAATAACAAAATAGTCGGAGCTATAGAATTAAAAAATTTTGAACATATTTCGCTTTTCTTTGTTGACGATAAATATTTTAAATTCGGAATTGGAAAGAAACTTTTTGAAGAGGTTAAAAATATTTTAGAGCTTGAAAAATACAGCGTCAATGCAAGCGATTACGCTTTGGAGTTTTATAAAAGGTTAGGATTTATTCAAATAACCGATTCTATAAAAATTGAAAACGGAGTTCATTTTTATCCTATGCTTTACTAA
- a CDS encoding L,D-transpeptidase family protein, whose product MFKIILILAIMNNLLFSGNFINEQKMYGRVRDAIKEKYNLIENNLKNNNIKIEELNILMIAFKEEAILELYAKNKSDKIYKKICEYNIAEKSGVLGPKRKEGDLQVPEGFYNIEIFNPASSYYLSLGINYPNASDKIKGYKSKLGGDIFIHGSTVTIGCIPITDDKIKEVYLYSVYATDCGQKKIPVYIFPFKMTNSNFDYYKKYYSEELINFWKDLKTGYDLFQIDKEELKIKVDKFGNYIF is encoded by the coding sequence ATGTTTAAAATAATTTTAATATTGGCTATAATGAATAATTTACTATTTTCAGGCAATTTTATAAACGAACAAAAAATGTATGGCAGAGTTCGGGATGCGATAAAAGAGAAATATAATTTAATCGAAAATAATTTGAAAAATAATAATATAAAAATCGAAGAATTAAATATATTAATGATAGCTTTTAAAGAAGAAGCGATTTTGGAATTATACGCTAAAAATAAATCGGATAAAATCTATAAAAAAATTTGCGAATATAATATAGCTGAAAAATCGGGAGTGCTTGGACCAAAACGAAAAGAAGGAGATTTGCAAGTTCCCGAAGGTTTTTACAATATAGAAATTTTTAATCCCGCAAGTTCTTATTATTTGTCTTTGGGAATAAATTATCCAAACGCTTCGGATAAAATAAAAGGCTACAAATCGAAACTCGGAGGCGACATATTTATTCATGGCTCGACTGTTACAATAGGATGCATTCCGATAACGGACGATAAAATCAAAGAAGTTTATCTTTATTCTGTTTACGCTACGGATTGCGGACAGAAGAAAATACCCGTTTATATATTTCCGTTCAAAATGACGAATTCAAATTTTGATTATTATAAAAAATATTATAGCGAAGAATTAATTAATTTTTGGAAAGATTTAAAAACGGGCTACGATTTGTTTCAAATAGATAAAGAGGAATTGAAAATAAAAGTCGATAAATTTGGGAATTATATTTTTTAA